A region from the Lutra lutra chromosome 1, mLutLut1.2, whole genome shotgun sequence genome encodes:
- the KCNJ15 gene encoding ATP-sensitive inward rectifier potassium channel 15 isoform X1, giving the protein MEHSLGLSVQAQLLSGPDSLTMDAIHISMSSAPLAKHTAGAGLKTNRPRVMSKSGHSNVRIDKVDGIYLLYLQDLWTTVIDMKWRYKLTLFAATFVMTWFLFGVIYYAIAFIHGDLEPREDVSNHTPCIMKVDSLTGAFLFSLESQTTIGYGVRSITEECPHAIFLLVAQLVITTLIEIFITGTFLAKIARPKKRAETIKFSHCAVITKQNGKLCLVIQVANMRKSLLIQCQLSGKLLQTHVTKEGERILLNQATVKFHVDSSSESPFLILPMTFYHVLDETSPLRDLTPQNLKEKEFELVVLLNATVESTSAVCQSRTSYIPEEIYWGFEFVPVVSLSKNGKYVADFSQFEQIRKSPDCTFYCADSEKQKLEEKYRQEDLRERELRTLLLQQSNV; this is encoded by the exons ATGGAACATTCCCTGGGACTCAGCGTGCAAGCCCAGCTTCTAA GTGGTCCCGATAGCCTGACAATGGACGCCATTCACATCAGCATGTCCAGTGCTCCCCTGGCGAAGCACACGGCAGGAGCCGGACTCAAGACCAACAGACCCCGGGTCATGTCCAAGAGTGGGCACAGCAACGTGAGAATTGACAAAGTGGATGGCATATACTTACTCTATCTTCAAGATTTGTGGACAACCGTCATTGACATGAAGTGGAGATACAAGCTCACCCTGTTTGCCGCCACCTTTGTGATGACCTGGTTCCTTTTTGGAGTGATCTACTATGCCATTGCATTTATTCACGGTGATTTAGAACCAAGGGAGGACGTTTCAAATCACACTCCCTGCATCATGAAAGTGGACTCTCTCACTGGAGCgtttcttttctccctggaaTCCCAGACAACCATTGGCTATGGAGTCCGTTCCATCACGGAGGAATGCCCTCATGCTATTTTCCTGTTGGTTGCTCAACTGGTCATCACAACCTTGATTGAGATCTTCATCACGGGCACCTTTCTGGCCAAGATCGCCAGACCCAAAAAGCGGGCAGAGACCATCAAGTTCAGCCACTGTGCCGTCATCACCAAGCAGAATGGGAAGCTCTGCTTGGTGATTCAGGTGGCCAACATGAGGAAGAGCCTCCTGATTCAGTGCCAGCTCTCCGGCAAGCTCCTCCAGACCCATGTCACTAAGGAGGGGGAACGGATTCTTCTCAACCAAGCCACTGTCAAATTTCACGTGGACTCCTCTTCAGAGAGCCCCTTCCTCATTTTGCCCATGACATTCTATCACGTACTGGATGAGACAAGCCCCCTGAGAGATCTCACACCCCAAAACCTGAAGGAGAAGGAGTTCGAACTCGTGGTCCTCCTTAATGCCACTGTGGAATCCACCAGCGCAGTCTGCCAGAGCCGCACATCTTATATTCCAGAGGAGATCTACTGGGGCTTTGAGTTTGTGCCTGtggtttctctctcaaaaaatggAAAGTACGTGGCTGATTTCAGTCAGTTTGAACAGATCCGAAAGAGCCCGGATTGCACCTTCTACTGTGCGGATTCTGAGAAGCAGAAACTTGAGGAGAAGTATAGGCAGGAGGATCTGAGGGAAAGGGAACTAAGAACTCTTCTGTTACAACAGAGCAATGTCTGA
- the KCNJ15 gene encoding ATP-sensitive inward rectifier potassium channel 15 isoform X2, protein MDAIHISMSSAPLAKHTAGAGLKTNRPRVMSKSGHSNVRIDKVDGIYLLYLQDLWTTVIDMKWRYKLTLFAATFVMTWFLFGVIYYAIAFIHGDLEPREDVSNHTPCIMKVDSLTGAFLFSLESQTTIGYGVRSITEECPHAIFLLVAQLVITTLIEIFITGTFLAKIARPKKRAETIKFSHCAVITKQNGKLCLVIQVANMRKSLLIQCQLSGKLLQTHVTKEGERILLNQATVKFHVDSSSESPFLILPMTFYHVLDETSPLRDLTPQNLKEKEFELVVLLNATVESTSAVCQSRTSYIPEEIYWGFEFVPVVSLSKNGKYVADFSQFEQIRKSPDCTFYCADSEKQKLEEKYRQEDLRERELRTLLLQQSNV, encoded by the coding sequence ATGGACGCCATTCACATCAGCATGTCCAGTGCTCCCCTGGCGAAGCACACGGCAGGAGCCGGACTCAAGACCAACAGACCCCGGGTCATGTCCAAGAGTGGGCACAGCAACGTGAGAATTGACAAAGTGGATGGCATATACTTACTCTATCTTCAAGATTTGTGGACAACCGTCATTGACATGAAGTGGAGATACAAGCTCACCCTGTTTGCCGCCACCTTTGTGATGACCTGGTTCCTTTTTGGAGTGATCTACTATGCCATTGCATTTATTCACGGTGATTTAGAACCAAGGGAGGACGTTTCAAATCACACTCCCTGCATCATGAAAGTGGACTCTCTCACTGGAGCgtttcttttctccctggaaTCCCAGACAACCATTGGCTATGGAGTCCGTTCCATCACGGAGGAATGCCCTCATGCTATTTTCCTGTTGGTTGCTCAACTGGTCATCACAACCTTGATTGAGATCTTCATCACGGGCACCTTTCTGGCCAAGATCGCCAGACCCAAAAAGCGGGCAGAGACCATCAAGTTCAGCCACTGTGCCGTCATCACCAAGCAGAATGGGAAGCTCTGCTTGGTGATTCAGGTGGCCAACATGAGGAAGAGCCTCCTGATTCAGTGCCAGCTCTCCGGCAAGCTCCTCCAGACCCATGTCACTAAGGAGGGGGAACGGATTCTTCTCAACCAAGCCACTGTCAAATTTCACGTGGACTCCTCTTCAGAGAGCCCCTTCCTCATTTTGCCCATGACATTCTATCACGTACTGGATGAGACAAGCCCCCTGAGAGATCTCACACCCCAAAACCTGAAGGAGAAGGAGTTCGAACTCGTGGTCCTCCTTAATGCCACTGTGGAATCCACCAGCGCAGTCTGCCAGAGCCGCACATCTTATATTCCAGAGGAGATCTACTGGGGCTTTGAGTTTGTGCCTGtggtttctctctcaaaaaatggAAAGTACGTGGCTGATTTCAGTCAGTTTGAACAGATCCGAAAGAGCCCGGATTGCACCTTCTACTGTGCGGATTCTGAGAAGCAGAAACTTGAGGAGAAGTATAGGCAGGAGGATCTGAGGGAAAGGGAACTAAGAACTCTTCTGTTACAACAGAGCAATGTCTGA